From a single Candidatus Thermoplasmatota archaeon genomic region:
- a CDS encoding PKD domain-containing protein: MKKHILGKMLVLGLIILILGMAFAQTIVVGFSIKKQLIKDANGINEKFEDKIERNEPPVADFVYEPTDIEPGLTVYFNSTSYDPDGYLTNWTWEFSEGYIKYGEHVTHQYASNGTYTVTLTVRDNESLNASIQKTIYVGNQIPIADFVFTPTNPTTNQDVYFTDTSIDVDGTIVSWWWNFGDGYYSDLQNSIHRYYQEGTFLVSLSVTDNEGAANTTSKTVIVNLQNDPPYPPTVIYPPDGAIDIDINVTLNWTCDDPDGDPLVYDVYFGNTSPPSKVVDKQTNTTWVPETLEIDTTYYWQIVAWDDNNHSTAGPIWSFTTLGPNEPPYAPFISGPTWIVNGSEYSFIVQSYDPDGDDVRYIVNWGDGTEDNITEFVMHNIPFTIKHTWNIPTPLMILRITATAEDVHGMMSEPTYKWVIVSWFQNVQVNSQVNSNQNLFIKKLVNQQNVR; this comes from the coding sequence AATTAATAAAAGATGCAAATGGAATAAATGAAAAATTTGAAGACAAAATTGAACGAAATGAGCCACCTGTAGCCGATTTCGTGTATGAGCCAACTGATATTGAGCCCGGATTAACTGTATATTTTAATAGTACATCATATGACCCAGATGGATATTTAACGAATTGGACTTGGGAGTTTAGCGAAGGATATATAAAATATGGAGAGCATGTTACACATCAATATGCTAGTAACGGTACATATACTGTTACTCTAACAGTACGTGATAACGAAAGTTTGAACGCATCTATACAAAAAACAATCTATGTTGGAAACCAGATACCTATTGCTGATTTTGTTTTTACACCAACAAACCCAACTACAAATCAAGACGTGTACTTCACAGATACATCAATAGATGTAGATGGAACCATTGTATCTTGGTGGTGGAATTTTGGTGATGGATATTATTCAGATTTACAAAACTCGATTCATAGATACTATCAGGAAGGTACATTTTTAGTAAGTCTCTCTGTAACTGATAATGAAGGAGCAGCCAATACAACTAGTAAAACAGTGATAGTTAATCTACAAAATGATCCGCCTTATCCTCCAACAGTTATTTATCCACCAGATGGAGCAATAGATATAGACATAAATGTCACCTTAAACTGGACATGCGATGACCCAGATGGAGATCCATTAGTATATGATGTGTATTTCGGAAATACGAGTCCACCATCAAAAGTTGTAGATAAACAAACCAATACTACATGGGTTCCTGAAACTCTAGAGATAGACACAACATATTATTGGCAGATTGTAGCATGGGATGACAATAATCATTCTACAGCTGGACCAATCTGGAGCTTTACAACATTAGGACCAAATGAACCACCGTATGCCCCCTTCATTTCTGGACCAACATGGATTGTAAATGGAAGTGAATATTCATTTATTGTACAATCATACGATCCAGATGGAGATGATGTTAGATATATAGTAAATTGGGGTGATGGAACAGAAGATAATATAACTGAGTTTGTTATGCACAATATACCATTTACCATAAAGCATACTTGGAATATACCAACACCATTAATGATATTACGCATAACTGCTACAGCTGAAGACGTACATGGGATGATGAGTGAACCTACATATAAATGGGTGATAGTATCCTGGTTTCAAAATGTACAAGTAAATTCACAAGTAAACTCAAATCAAAACCTGTTTATTAAAAAACTAGTAAATCAGCAAAACGTTCGATAA
- the purQ gene encoding phosphoribosylformylglycinamidine synthase subunit PurQ: protein MKLKDIKVAILRIEGTNCEQESYDSFKRLGADPEFVHLKQLLNVDCSKDEKRDIFDYQCIMFPGGFSAGDYIRAGAIFAARIKGELQNHLVEFVKQEYPVLGICNGFQILTELGLLPGIDRIVTPVPDACLNINDSNRFECRPTLLKHENNGRCVFTSRIPKGDVRLIPSAHAEGKLLFLLDKQNKYLKKLEKNDQIVFRYVDPDGNYAGYPWNPNGSISNLAGICNYIGNVFGMMPHPERTFYRHQHPDWTRTGISKNIGDGRAVFESVLDYICKRF from the coding sequence GTGAAGCTAAAGGACATAAAAGTAGCTATACTACGGATTGAGGGGACAAACTGTGAGCAGGAATCTTATGATTCTTTTAAAAGACTAGGGGCAGATCCTGAGTTTGTTCATCTTAAGCAGCTTCTAAACGTGGATTGTAGTAAGGATGAAAAACGTGATATTTTTGATTATCAGTGTATTATGTTTCCTGGTGGTTTTTCTGCTGGTGATTATATAAGAGCTGGTGCTATATTTGCAGCTAGAATAAAGGGGGAGTTGCAGAATCATCTGGTTGAGTTTGTTAAGCAGGAGTATCCTGTGCTTGGCATATGTAATGGTTTTCAGATTTTAACTGAACTTGGTTTATTGCCTGGTATTGATAGGATTGTTACTCCTGTTCCTGATGCTTGTCTTAATATTAATGATTCTAACAGGTTTGAATGTAGGCCTACTTTGCTTAAACATGAAAACAATGGCAGGTGTGTTTTTACTTCTAGGATACCTAAGGGGGATGTTAGGCTTATTCCTAGTGCTCATGCCGAGGGTAAGTTGTTGTTTCTGTTAGATAAACAAAATAAGTATTTGAAGAAGTTAGAGAAGAATGATCAGATTGTTTTTCGTTATGTTGATCCTGATGGTAATTATGCTGGTTATCCTTGGAACCCAAATGGTTCTATATCGAATTTAGCCGGGATTTGTAACTATATTGGTAACGTTTTTGGTATGATGCCTCACCCTGAGAGAACGTTTTATAGACATCAGCATCCTGATTGGACGCGGACTGGAATTAGTAAAAATATTGGTGATGGCCGGGCTGTTTTTGAGTCTGTGCTTGAT